The nucleotide sequence CCTCCTTCACCCGGGCGTTTCAGGCACTCCATGGAGTGAACCCATCTGAAGCGAAGAAGGAAGGTGCTTCCTTAAAAGCTTTTCCAAGAATCAGTTTCAGCCTGACCATCAAAGGAGAGCAGGAAATGGAATATCGAATTGAAAGGAAGGAAGCATTCCGTGTAACAGGGGTTTCTCTCAAGCTTGTCAAAGACATGGAAGAGAATATGAAAACAATACCGCAGTTCTGGGGAGAGAAAACCATGGATGGGACCATCCCCAAACTGTGCTCGCTCTTGAAACCTGGGCATGGACTTTTCGGTCTCTGTACCAACACCGATGATAAAGACTATTGGCTCTATACCATAGGAATCGAACTGGATGGAGACACTATTCTTGAGGGAATGGAAACACAAGAAGTGGAAGCTTCCCTTTGGGCGATCTTCCCCGGTAGGGGAAAAATGCCCAATGTTATCCAGGATGTTGAGCGACGTATCATGACCGATTGGCTGCCAACCAGTGGATATGAATTGGCAAAAGGGGTTGATGTTGAGTTGTACCTCTCAGAAGACCCTTCTGACCAAGCGTTCGAGGTCTGGATGCCGATTAGGAAACAAGGCTGATTATTTCTCATTGTGAGAGCTCCCTAGGGGGCTCTCTATCATAGTTGGACACTTTGTATAGAAATCCATACTAAAAAGCGTCATCTTTCACTTGGAAGCAATGAAAGCAGATGGTATGGTTTATGCATGATACTCAAACAAACACGTTTCCTGGGTCCAGATTACTCCCTGCATAAGAAAGACATAAGAATAGAAAAAGGCACCATCACTGATATTCAGGTTTCCTTGCATGAGAAATCGGGAGAAGAGGTCATCGATTGTTCAGCCTTTCTGATCTACCCCGCCCTTGCCGATTGCCATGTACATTCCCCTGATACTTTGCTCAGGGGTCTCTTCAGTGATATGAGCCTCCATAATTGGTGCAACAATACAGAACAAGGACAATTGCAAACAGAACTGTTTGAATATCTCGACAACAATGTGGAAACTCCCGCATTTGAAACCCTGGTTCTGTATGCCTATCTGCAATATGTGAAATCAGGTGTTGGCTTCATCGTAGAGACCGGGCAGGCTGATGAGAGTAGTGGGATTCTCGAAGCATGTGCTGAGAAGATTGGCATCAAAGCCTTGGTTGACTGGTATGACGAGACACCCAGCCATGAACTTACCTATGCACACCTACAGCGTGGCACCCATCTACCAGAAGAAGAGGACCTGGATGAGAAGGGCCTGCAGGAGGCGATCCAAAGAGTTGAGAAAACTGCTTGGCCACTCATGACCCATTGTCTGGAGACACGCTTCAGGAGGGAAGAAATACTCAGGAAATTTGGCATGTCCACTGTGGAATTGCTGGAGAAGAAAGCCCTACTCGGCAAGCAAACGATACTGTTCCATTGTGTGGAGACTTCTGAGAGGGACCGTGCAATGCTTGCTTCAAGCAAAGCAACAATCGTGCACTGCCCGGTTTCCAACCTTATCTCTGGTGCACGCACCATGAACCTTGTTGACCTTTTGGAGAGAGGTGCTCACATCACACTGGGAACCGATTTCCTCACCCATGATATCTGGGAAGTCATGCGCACCACGTATGCTGAGCTGAAACAGAGCAACAAGAGCGAACACTTCGGGGCAAGCCAGGTCTGGAACATGGCGAGTAAGGCAGCAGCCCCGATAGCTTCTCCCTCAGGCTATCAGGGGAAGATTGCAGTAGGAGCTCCGGCTGACATGCTCTTCGTGGAGGACGGGCTTGCTCTCTCCCCGCTTATAGAAACGCCGGGATTCTCCAATGTCGCCTATAATACCTTGATCCATACCCGACCCTCCATGATCAAGCACGTTATGCTTGGTGGGCGGTGGATAATACAGGAAGGACGTTGCCTTACGATTGATGAGGAAAAATTGGAGAGGGAATATACGGCGATCTTACGTAGTGTGCTCGCCGAGAAGCTCGTCAATCGTCCCGATGGCAACTCGCATTGAACTGATTCTTCTCTCCAGCAGGGTCCTTTGAGGACTCCAATGGGCTAGTCTTGCGTATGACCTCTCCAAGGACGGAATAAGACCAGAGAGAACTGCATTACCTTCCCTGAGCTCATCTATGCTATACGATGGAGCATCAGCAAAAACCACAGCAAACCCTAGCCGATAAGCACGCAGGCGCCTCTTGGCCAATGCCGTGGAGGCACCCTTTCCCTGGAGGGTTAACATGGTTTTCTCCAACTTTTCGATGGTAGAAAGGAAGGATGCTCGTAGCATTTCCTGTTCATCTGGAAGCATAGTATTCATTATATCATTCTATGCAAATCATATTGATTTCGTCTAGGAAGCATGAAGGCGGTCCTCTCAGGAGAACCGCCTACTCAGGTTATCGTCTCTTAGAATGCACTCTTGTAATATTCCCAGTCAGAGAGTAGCTCTTCAATGATGGTATTGGTAACAGCAAATCCATTCTCCATACCGATTGAGAATGCACCTGAAGAAGCATCCAGGCTCTCTGTCACACTCTGCCCAGGATGAGGCTGGTCAAAGTTGACCACATCCCTGATGACAAGAAGCCGGTCAAGTTTGTTCTCATTCATAGCAACCACACCAAATGCATTGTCTTCCATCTGGGTGACCATATAGGTACCAGCATCGTAAGCAGCACATACATCGTCAGCATGCTCGCTGGAGGCTTTTCCATGCCAGTAGCTGTCCCCGGTAACAGAGACCCCTCTACGAACAGCAGGAGTCTCCAGTGCTTCATTAGCTGAATACTTTCCACGGTACGCCTTGGCTGCATCGGCATCGCTTAGCGGAACATTTTGGACAAGTTCAAATGCCCAGTCAACCAGGGTGGAATTGAGTTCAATATATCCGGGTCGATCATATCCGTTAGAACGCAAGAACAGGGAATCAGAATCTTTAGGATTATCTGATTCCTTCCATGCGTGACCAAGTTCGTAGTCGACTAGCGCATCTGCAATTACCACATCCCCAAGGGTGCCTCGTTCAGGACTCATTCCAGAACAGCCACTAATAAGGATGTAGGTATCACTGAAATCAAACCGATCGTCACGAAGGATGGTAGTCAAGGTTGCTCCTGCCTGGGCTTTTCCCATTCCTGCGATGGATCCAGCGACACCCTCTTCATTGACATAGAGCGTCAATGGCATGGCATTCAGCTCATATGCCTCTGCATCTTCAAAATAGGCTTCATAGAAGTGCTGGAACTCCCCTGCGAAGTCTCCCTTATTCTCCCCTACTTCGAACATTCCAAACACCAGCACCTTGATCGGTTGCTTCTCTTCAATCGGTTGTGCACTTATCATGGACATGGCAAGAAGCAACATTCCTACAACAAGAACACCTCGTACTCTTTGTTTCATTATTGGACCTCCATCCTTAAAAACTACCTACAGCGTATGGAAGGTGAATAAGAACTACAAGAGGAGTCTAATATCATATTATTTTACTTGGAAATAGAGGTTTTGAGGATTATAAAGATTTTTATTACAATTTTAACAAATATGTCAACAATATACCGATGGCCAAAGTAATCCATACATAAAAAATATTTCCTCTTTCGATCTTGAGTTTTTTGATAGGGAATCGATTAAAAAGAATCTTTTCTAACACTTTTACAAAATATGTAATTATGTTAATGTTTGGCTATACTAGTATCTGCAATAAAGGAATGTAGCATGACAATACCAGATTTAGAAACATTACATACAAATCTCAAGAGCGTATTGCACCATTGTGTGCAACAACTCCATCTAGGGGAGGTCAAACCTGCTATTGAGAAAATCCTCAGCTCAAAAATTACCTGGCCGGAACTGAGAATCGGAAATCTTGTGGCTAAGACCCCTATCGTACAAGGGGGGATGGGAGTTGGAATCTCACTCTCCTCTCTGGCATCGGCTGTTGCTAATGCCGGAGGTATCGGGGTAATTGCAGCCAATGGAATAGGACTGCTTGAGAAAGATTACTATGAGGACGGTAGAGCGGCCAATCTTAGAGCGTTCCGGAACGAGATCCGTAAAGCAAGAAGCTTGAGTGACGGAATTATCGGGGTAAACATCATGGTCGCTGTGAATGATTTCCACCAACTTCTCGATGTAGCCATAGAAGAGAAAGTGGATATCGTTTTTCTTGGCGCAGGCCTCCCGATCAAGAACATGCCGGTAGAAGCACTGCGAAAGGCGAACGTCAAACTTGCCCCAATCGTAAGCTCTGCAAGAGCTGCCCAGATGATCTTCCGTATGTGGGAGAAGCTGTATAACGACACCCCGGATGCAGTTGTGGTGGAAGGCCCAAAGGCAGGCGGGCACCTAGGATTCACTGCCGAACAGTTGGATGACCCAGAGTACCAACTCGAGGCCATCGTTCCCTTGGTGGTGGAAGCACTGAAACCTTTTGAAGAGAGCAAGGGTGTTGCCATTCCTGTAATTGCAGGAGGTGGTGTCTACACAGGAAAGGATATCTACAAGGTACTCAGCCTTGGTGCTAGTGGTGTACAGATGGCAACCCGTTTTGTAGCAACTGATGAATGTGACGCTGATGTCCGTTTCAAGGAAGCATATGTCTCCTGTACGAGGGAACAGATCGGTCTCATCAAGAGTCCCGTTGGAATGCCTGGCCGTGCAATTCGCAACCAGTTTATCCTAGACAGTGAAGCAGGGAACAATCCCTCATTCCGCTGTGCCTGGAAGTGTCTTGCTACCTGCAAGGCTGAACAAGCGAACTACTGCATCTCCATTGCATTGAACAATGCAAGGAGAGGATTGCTGAATAGCGGATATGTATTTGCGGGCAGCAATGCTTATAGGGTAAAAAGAATTATACCGGTAGCTACCTTGGTTGGAGAGCTGCAGCGAGGATACCAGTTGAATGCACAAGCCAAGCTGACCGAACTGCTGGAAGCAGTGAAAGCCTTGCTTGATGCATATGGAAAGAGAGAATCTTTACTGAAAGAACTCTCAGAACGGTATGAGCAAGCATTGGAAGCACTTCCTAGCCAGAGGGATGTCATTACTGCACTGAAGAGGCAGTACAGCAAGCTCGTCTCTCAGGAAGAAGTGCTCCGTTTGACCGTGAAGGAGAAACTCGTGATCTCCTCACATCTGACTCATTAGAACAACTGTTCCTGACCGCTGTAAGCTGCTTGGGCATGGAGTACTAATGCTCCATGTCCAGGATGCTTGACTGGATTGAAGGCTTTCATGAAATCATAGTAGGCCCCCTCAGTGTGGTAGCTTACCTCGCCTTTCAGCTGATACGACTTTCCTTCCGTTGTAATGAAAAGCACGGAGACTTTGGTTCCTGTATCGATATTATGCTTCGTCTTATCGAAGTAGTTGTCTGCGATGATAATTTCATTATCCTGATAGAGATCAGTGCAGGTTGCGTAGATACTGTTGGGCATCCCGCTCTCATCAACGGTAGTGAGTACAATTGCAGGCTGTTTGTTCTTCCAAGCCTCAATGATTGCTTTTGGTAACATAATATATCCTCCAACATCCCATAGTATGCTTCTTGCTTAACGCTTACAAGCATATTAGTATCAACACAAGAAATTCCTTACTTGAGGAGGCTTGCATGGCAACGGTGAACTATCGTCACTTCCTCAAAGATGTCTTGATCTGCAGTTTGGGGGCTTATGGAGGACCGGAGGCACACTTCGGCGTCTTCCTCGACCACCTTGTGACCAAGAAACACTATCTAGAAGAAGAGGACCTTGTAGAACTTCTTGCCCTAACCAGCATACTCCCTGGCCCAACCAGCACGCAAACCATCGTCTCGGTTGGCTATCGGATTGGAGGACCACTCCTTGCGTTTTTCACCCTGATGGTATGGGCATTACCGGTAGTGCTGATCATGAGTACACTATCATTTCTCTATCAAATACTTGAGAATCTGCAGATTTCCGGTAGGATCCTCCGATTTATCGGACCGATGGCAGTAGGATTCATTGTTCTCGCTGCCTACCGTATCGGGAAAAAAGTGCTGATAGATAAAACAAGCCATATACTCTTCATGTTCGGCGCTGTTACTACGTATTTCATACGCTCTCCTTGGATTTTTCCCTTGGTTCTCATCATTGGGGGAAGTATTTCGGTGTTCAGCAGCAGGGAAACAGACTTGTTCCAGAAAGCAAAGCTCAATCCTCCATGGCATTACCTTGTATGGTTTGCCTGTTTTGCAATTGGTTCACTATTGCTCTCTACCCTGACCCATCACCTGCTTATCACGCTCTTTGAGGCATTCTACCGCTACGGTTATCTGGTCTTTGGAGGAGGACAGGTGGTAGTCCCAGTCATGATCGCAGAATTGGTGGAGACAAAGGGGTACATGAGCAATGAAGAGTTCCTTACCGGATACGGTCTGGTCCAAGGATTACCCGGCCCCATGTTCAGCTTCAGCGCCTATGCTGGTGGCATGGCAGCCCGTGGACAGGGAACTCCATCTCAGATAGCTGCAGCACTGCTCTCTGCAATTGGCATCTTTCTACCAGGCACGTTGCTCATTTTCTTTGTCTATCCGGTGTGGGAGAAGCTGAAGGGGATCAAGGCTGTACGCATATCACTGAGAGGAATCAATGCAGTGGCAGGGGGACTCATTACCACTGCTGCAATCCTGTTGTTGCAGAAAAGTGGTTTGAGCCTGGAGAATTTCCTTGTACTTCTCTTCACGGTACTCTTATTGCTTACACGAAAAATTCCCGCCCCCTTGATAGTACTTGCAACCCTGGGAGCAGGAATACTACTGTAAAGAGAGTGTTTACTTGAATGATTGCTTGTAGATCTTTAAACAATCCTCATCACTGAGGGTCATGGGATCAACCTCGAACAGCCCCCCCATGTTCTCTCTGGCATTCTTCACCATTGGAGGAATCTCTTCCTCCCTCATGCCATAATCACTCATCCTGAGGTCTGCTACACCACAATCCTTCTGGAGATCCTCTAAGGCTCTCACAAAATCCATTGCTTCAGTCGCGTCTTCCTTGCCAAGTGCCTTGGCCATGGCAACCATTCGCTCATCGGCAATATGGTTCTCTGCAATATGGGTGTAGTAGGCATTGCTGATCATTATCAAGCCCGCCCCATGGGCAAGCTCAGGGTGGAAGGCACTCATGGCATGCTCGAGTGAGTGTTCACTGATGCATCCACTGGTCCATTCAACCAGACCAGCAAGAGTATTTGCTAGGGCTACATCCTCGCGTGCTGCAAGGTTCTTGCCGTCCACAACTGCAGTTCGTAGGCTCTTCCCGATAAGCCGGATAGCTTCCAGGCTATAGAGATCACTAAACGTGTTTGCTGTCTTGTTGAGATACCCTTCTGTGCTGTGAAAGAGCGCATCGAAGCCCTGGAATGCGGTGAGCTGTGGAGGAACACTAACCATAAGGGTTGGATCGACAATACTGAGCGTTGGAAAGGTATCCACAGTGCCCATACCAATCTTCTCATTGGTCTCTTCCTTGGTTATGACCAACCAAGGATCTACCTCCGTGCCGGTTCCTGCTGTAGTGGTAATGGCAACAATAGGCAGTGGTCTTTCATTCATGGGCTTGCCCTTTCCGGAGCCTCCACTGATATAGTCCCACAAATCTCCATCATTGGTTGCCATGATGGCAATCGCTTTCGCTGAGTCGATGACCGATCCACCACCAAGACCGATCACAAAGTCACAGCCTTTCTCCTTGGCAAGCGAAGAACCTTCTTCTACATGCCGCTTCACTGGGTTGGGAAGGATCTTGTCAAAGACTTCATATGAGACTCCAGCTTGTTTCAATTGATCCTCTACTTGGCCAAGATAGCCATATTTGCGTGTCGATGTACCACTGGAGATGACAATCAACGCCTTCTTTCCGGGAAGCGACTGTTCGTGGAGTGTTGAAAGAGTATTCTGTCCGAAAACAAGTTTCGTAGGGAGAAAATAGGTCATGTTCATGAATTAAACCTCCTTGGTTTATGCACATAACATACAAGTATTCCTTGCTATCGGCAAATAGAGTGCCTCTTCTGATAATCAAGAGAGGCTCAGGGCAGAAAGATAAACTTACATAAGGGGATGTTTCCAATCTCTGGGTATCTACCTAGAGAAAATCTTCCCTTGCAGGCGTGAAGCAATCGAGCACAACCCCATTTTCCAGACAAATAACACCATGCTCTTGATTCGAAGAAAAGGTCAGAGAATCTCCAGGACTTGCTTCTGTAACGTCTCCGTCACTTGTACACGAGAAACGGCCTGATTTGATATAGCTGATCTGTTGGTGGGGGTGTCTATGGGAAGGAACCACCGAACCAGCAGAGAAGGTCACCTCAACCAACATAAGCTCCCGGGTATGGGAAAGAACCCTTCTGGAAACCCCAGGGGCCATGGGAATTACAGTTGTATCATCATATTTCAATTTGCTCATATCTACTCCTGCAAATAGCCTACCCAATTTCCAGGAGGAAGGAAAGCTCCTAACTGAGCAACCGCCTGATCTGCTTTCCCTCAAATGGGGCTATCTTCATGGCCTCAGGAGCATGTACGAGTGGACCTTCATAATGCATGAGGTCAAGTCTCTCCTTGATGAGAGCCCAAGGCAACGTTCCATTGCCAACCGCTTGTCCATTGTTCTCCCTGATATGAATACAGTGTAGATAATACCCAGCTTGCTCGAAAGCAGCGAGGATGTCCGATTCCTCAATATTCATATGGAAGGTATCAAGGTCAATGCCACAGCCTGGATGGTTTACAGCACGAACAAATTGGAGAGCGTCAGAAGCAGTGTTTAGAAAAAAATGTTCGTAGCGATTTACCGGGCGAATGTTCAACAAGACATCTTCATCTACAGCAATATTTGCCAAAGACCTCAGACTTCCTACACTCTGCTCGAATAAGCGATCCTTTTGGTTTTCCATGTGGAGCAATGGAGGAAAAGCGGTATAGAAGGGCCCATTCAGGCTCCCCCCTCCCATCTGTCCGATATTCCTGATGATTTTCTCAACTGTTGAGAGACCCCTCTTTCTCACTTCTTCATCCAGTGATGAAAGGTCATAGAGAGGTCCTAGAGTGAGAGAATAGGAAAGATCAAGCTGGAAATTCCGAGCTTCCAAGGAAATACGCTTTAGTCCAAGAGGAGACAGAGAGAGCAAACGCTCTCCGCTGATTTCGAGTAGATTGTATTCGTATTCCCTCGCTCTGCCAAACAGGGCAACAACATCATCGTTCCCATATTCCTTGAACCGAGTCTCATGAACACCAACTCTTCTCATATAGGAAACCCTCTACTACAGTATAGCAGAGGGAATTTGAGGAAACCAGAGAAGCACTCAATACTCTTGGATGTAGATATCTAAATAAGTTAATCAACATATTCAAGGAGAGTTTATTCGATTATTTCTTATGCCTCAATGATTGAATATCTTGAATATCAACTACTAAGATAGTCTGAATTATGGTATATTCGCTCCCATGAATACTACACTCGAATGCATCCCCTGTTTCTTCAACCAGGTACTCGCGTCTGGCAAACTTTTGGGACTTTCTCCCGAATCAATCAAGCAAATCATGGACGAAGTTGGTAATGAACTTAAGCATTTCCCCTTGGACATGACTCCTCCTGCGATGGCCTACCATATACAACGACTGTTTGTTGAAAAATCAGGAGAGGAAGATCCCTATCGTTCTGTGAAAAAAATGAGTAATACACAGGCCCTTGCGGTAATCGATGATTTGAGGACAATCGTAAGAGAATCGCAAAACCCACTGAAGACAGCTGTAAAACTGGCTTGTGCAGGAAATATCATTGATTATGGGGCTTTTCCCAACGGTATTGATGTACAAGGGGAAATCACGAGGATTCTTGAACAATCACAAGAGGTAGCGGGAGAAGAAGCAACTTCCTTATTTGATTTTGACACATTCAAGCAATCTTTACATTCGGCAGAACGGTTGATGTACATTGGGGATAATGCGGGGGAAATAGTCTTTGACAAGGTATTGTTGGAAACGATTGCAAGAGCATTCCCACAAATTGAATTATATTTTGTCACCAGAGGACAACCGATACTTAATGACGTCTTGACCAAGGATGCCTTAGACTGCGGAATCGATTCAGTGGCAACGATTGTTTCCAGCGGAAGCAGAACTCCTGGATTGATACTGAGCGAAGCTGACCCTGAATTCCTAAGATTGTATGATGATGCAGATTTAATCATCAGCAAAGGACAAGGCAACTTTGAAGCACTCTCACAAGCTGAAGACCCAATATTTTTCCTCTTCATCATCAAGTGTGAAGTGATTAGCAACCATATTGGAGGCGCAAAGATGGAGCTGGTTCTGAAAAGTAACACAAAACACCCCAAGAAAGCCTGATACTAAATTCTACGGACGCCCTATCCCTTCTATGGCTTGGGTCTCCTCTCTTCTGTCTTCCGAAATATCCATGTCAGCGAAGGAACTACTGGCGGGAAGGATAAGCTGGAAGGAGCGCATATCACCAATTTGTATCTCTGATAAGGTGGCAGCTACCTCCAGAAGGTGGCCTCCTTTCTGCCCATCCTTGGAAAGGAAGTGCAAATGCCAACCTGGTAGGTTAACCCCTTCCACATATTCGGGAGAACGGAACGCAACGATGGTTCCCTCCACTTGCTCATATACAAACTCTCTTTGGGATTCGGCAATTACAGAGAGTGGCCGGTACGGTTTCTCCTGGGAAGGGACACTACGGACCCTTATATGGGAAAAAGTACCACTCACCTTCGCAGCATAGAATCGATTATAATCAGCGGTGTTTTGACTAATTCCTGCATCGAGACGTGTTTTAAGTTCCTCTATAGTAATAAATTCGTCTGTTTCTGTATCCAGAACATCTGCAACGAATGGGGTTACGACAGCAAAAGGAACTAGAACCTCATCAGCCATCACCTCAACAGTTCCATCAGCCTTTGCTTTATACACCACGCCATCAAGCATGATCATTTCCCCATCCAACGTATCAAAAGTACCAATGCCTGTATCACCATGATCCTTCAACGTGCCAACGGTTATGAACCCATCATACTCTCCCTGCAATAATGCGTTGAGCAAAGAGACCTGGTATAGAGTATCTTCCTTGGGAACAGAGGTACATCCACTTGCAAGAAGCAAGCATAGAACCAACATCACAGCACTGAGGACCCGATAACCCGTCTTCATGAGAGCACCCCCTACTTGATTCAGCATAGAAGGTGCAGCGAGGTGAGACAAGGATTATCCATCACTTCTTGAAATAAATTGCATCTCGAGTATTAGATATTATTCCTACCCTTTCACAGCTCCTATCGTAAGTCCTTTGACAACATACTTCTGGAAGAACATCGCAAGGATGATTGCCGGGGCCATGATGGTAACAGCTGCTGCCATGACTGCGCCCCAGTCAACTTCATCATAACTCATGAAGTTTTTCAAATTGTATATACAGGTCAATGGGATTGATGTAATACCCGAGTACTAATGAGAAGCAACAGATTTATGTAAGGTACAATCTGTATGTCAGTTGCTGTTCCCAAATTAATTGATGAATATTTTTTCTCATTGCCTGAATATTTATTTCATACTATACTGACTACAAGAGGAACAGCATGCAAGAAGTAAGTGCCATCTATACGATCAGGAGCAAGTACAACACCCTCAGTGCAAAAGAGAAGAAGATTGCTGACTTCATCCTCGAACATCCCAAGGAATCAGTTAACCCAAGTATTGAGAAACTGGCAGAGAGAATTGGGATCAGCGAATCAACCATGGTGCGATTCGCCCGTAAGCTTGGATATTCAGGATACCAGCGTTTTCGTATTGCCCTTGCAAGGGAGACCATCCCCAAAAATGAACAAGTCTTTGAAACTGGGATCCTTGAGGGTGAAGAGGTAGTGGATATGGTATTCAAGAATGCACAACGCACCCTCTCTGAAACACTGGTGGCCATCGACCGTACGGCAATCAAGAAAAGTGCAACATTGATCGCCCAGGCTCGTTCGGTATTTCTCATGGGTCTCGGAGGTTCCAATACCCTCGCCCAGGATGCGTATCATAAATTTATCAGAACAGGTATCAACTGCCAGTATGCCGCTGACTTCCATATGCAGCTGATGCTTGCCAGCCAAGCAAAAAAAGATGATGTTGCCCTGATCGTAAGCCACACCGGCGAAGGCTATGACACCCTTGCCCTGGCAGAAGAGCTCAGAAACAATGGAGCCAAGTTACTTATTTTAACCAGCAATGCACGATCCCCTTTGGCCAAACTGGGAGACCTTGTCTTGTCAGTAAGCCCTTGTTGTTCGAAAATAGTTGCAGAATCTTTTTCTGCCAGGATCACCTCCTTGGTGCTCATCGATGTCCTATACGTAGAAATCCTTGAGCTCATGGAGAATATCGGGGTGGAGAATTTGAATAAGATGAGAGATGTTATCGCAAAACGAAGAATCTAAGATGAGGAGTCATATACAAATGAAAGCAAATATCGGCCTTATTGGCCTTGCAGTAATGGGAGAGAACCTGGTGCTCAATATGGAGAGTAAAGGGTTTAGTGTAGCTGTCTACAATCGCAGCATTACCAAAGTCGATGCCTTCCTTGATTCCAGGGCAAAAGGAAAGAACATCATCGGTACACACAGCCTTGAAGAACTGGTTGAAAATCTGGAACGCCCCAGAAAGGTGATGATGATGGTGAAGGCAGGGAAAGCTGTCGATGAAACCATCGAAAAGCTCATCCCGCTTCTGGAAACTGGAGATATCATCATTGACGGAGGAAACTCCAACTATGAAGACAGTGAGCGAAGAATGGCCTATGTGGAGAGCAAAGGCTTGCTGTACATCGGAACAGGGGTATCGGGTGGTGAGGAAGGTGCCTTGAAGGGACCATCCATCATGCCAGGTGGCTCAAAGTCTGCTTGGGAAGCAGTAAAGCCCATACTGCAATGCATCAGCGCACAAGTGCAAGGCCAGCCCTGCTGTGATTGGATCGGAAAAGGAGGAGCTGGTCACTATGTGAAGATGGTACACAATGGTATCGAGTATGGTGACATGCAGCTTATCGGTGAAATCTATGACCTGATGCATCGCATCCTGAAACTGGATAATGAGAGTATGCAAAGCATCTTCTCCGATTGGAATGAAGGAGTCCTCGACAGCTACCTGATCGAGATCACCAAGGACATCCTTGGGTACAAGGAAGAAGATGGTTCTTTCCTCCTCGATAAGATCCTTGATACCGCTGGGCAGAAAGGAACCGGTAAATGGACCGGTATCAGTGCGCTGCATGAGGGAGTACCCTTGACCTTGATCGTTGAATCCGTCTTTGCAAGAAGCGTTTCCAGCCAGAAGGACGAACGCCTAGCTGCCAGCAAGGTGTACGAATTGGCACCCAATCATCCTGTTTCTGATCCACAGGCCTTCATCACCATGCTTGGAAAGGCACTCTATGCTGCGAAGATCATCAGCTACGCACAGGGATTCAGCCTGATCAAGACAGCGGGAGAGACAAACAACTGGGAC is from uncultured Sphaerochaeta sp. and encodes:
- the chrA gene encoding chromate efflux transporter, producing the protein MATVNYRHFLKDVLICSLGAYGGPEAHFGVFLDHLVTKKHYLEEEDLVELLALTSILPGPTSTQTIVSVGYRIGGPLLAFFTLMVWALPVVLIMSTLSFLYQILENLQISGRILRFIGPMAVGFIVLAAYRIGKKVLIDKTSHILFMFGAVTTYFIRSPWIFPLVLIIGGSISVFSSRETDLFQKAKLNPPWHYLVWFACFAIGSLLLSTLTHHLLITLFEAFYRYGYLVFGGGQVVVPVMIAELVETKGYMSNEEFLTGYGLVQGLPGPMFSFSAYAGGMAARGQGTPSQIAAALLSAIGIFLPGTLLIFFVYPVWEKLKGIKAVRISLRGINAVAGGLITTAAILLLQKSGLSLENFLVLLFTVLLLLTRKIPAPLIVLATLGAGILL
- a CDS encoding nitronate monooxygenase is translated as MTIPDLETLHTNLKSVLHHCVQQLHLGEVKPAIEKILSSKITWPELRIGNLVAKTPIVQGGMGVGISLSSLASAVANAGGIGVIAANGIGLLEKDYYEDGRAANLRAFRNEIRKARSLSDGIIGVNIMVAVNDFHQLLDVAIEEKVDIVFLGAGLPIKNMPVEALRKANVKLAPIVSSARAAQMIFRMWEKLYNDTPDAVVVEGPKAGGHLGFTAEQLDDPEYQLEAIVPLVVEALKPFEESKGVAIPVIAGGGVYTGKDIYKVLSLGASGVQMATRFVATDECDADVRFKEAYVSCTREQIGLIKSPVGMPGRAIRNQFILDSEAGNNPSFRCAWKCLATCKAEQANYCISIALNNARRGLLNSGYVFAGSNAYRVKRIIPVATLVGELQRGYQLNAQAKLTELLEAVKALLDAYGKRESLLKELSERYEQALEALPSQRDVITALKRQYSKLVSQEEVLRLTVKEKLVISSHLTH
- a CDS encoding amidohydrolase family protein, translating into MILKQTRFLGPDYSLHKKDIRIEKGTITDIQVSLHEKSGEEVIDCSAFLIYPALADCHVHSPDTLLRGLFSDMSLHNWCNNTEQGQLQTELFEYLDNNVETPAFETLVLYAYLQYVKSGVGFIVETGQADESSGILEACAEKIGIKALVDWYDETPSHELTYAHLQRGTHLPEEEDLDEKGLQEAIQRVEKTAWPLMTHCLETRFRREEILRKFGMSTVELLEKKALLGKQTILFHCVETSERDRAMLASSKATIVHCPVSNLISGARTMNLVDLLERGAHITLGTDFLTHDIWEVMRTTYAELKQSNKSEHFGASQVWNMASKAAAPIASPSGYQGKIAVGAPADMLFVEDGLALSPLIETPGFSNVAYNTLIHTRPSMIKHVMLGGRWIIQEGRCLTIDEEKLEREYTAILRSVLAEKLVNRPDGNSH
- a CDS encoding AraC family transcriptional regulator produces the protein MQWIERLNEALNYVEEHLDGEISYEKAARLANCSTYHFQRMFTYIAGVPLGEYIRRRKLTKAALALQQGKKVLDVSLRYGYDSPTSFTRAFQALHGVNPSEAKKEGASLKAFPRISFSLTIKGEQEMEYRIERKEAFRVTGVSLKLVKDMEENMKTIPQFWGEKTMDGTIPKLCSLLKPGHGLFGLCTNTDDKDYWLYTIGIELDGDTILEGMETQEVEASLWAIFPGRGKMPNVIQDVERRIMTDWLPTSGYELAKGVDVELYLSEDPSDQAFEVWMPIRKQG
- a CDS encoding pyridoxamine 5'-phosphate oxidase family protein, producing MLPKAIIEAWKNKQPAIVLTTVDESGMPNSIYATCTDLYQDNEIIIADNYFDKTKHNIDTGTKVSVLFITTEGKSYQLKGEVSYHTEGAYYDFMKAFNPVKHPGHGALVLHAQAAYSGQEQLF
- a CDS encoding purine nucleoside permease, which codes for MKQRVRGVLVVGMLLLAMSMISAQPIEEKQPIKVLVFGMFEVGENKGDFAGEFQHFYEAYFEDAEAYELNAMPLTLYVNEEGVAGSIAGMGKAQAGATLTTILRDDRFDFSDTYILISGCSGMSPERGTLGDVVIADALVDYELGHAWKESDNPKDSDSLFLRSNGYDRPGYIELNSTLVDWAFELVQNVPLSDADAAKAYRGKYSANEALETPAVRRGVSVTGDSYWHGKASSEHADDVCAAYDAGTYMVTQMEDNAFGVVAMNENKLDRLLVIRDVVNFDQPHPGQSVTESLDASSGAFSIGMENGFAVTNTIIEELLSDWEYYKSAF